The Gimibacter soli genome includes a region encoding these proteins:
- the mltA gene encoding murein transglycosylase A — MAGRFLKLLAFLALVALPLALAFFLRPPERGLRFAPVAYSDLPGWDADQTKDAWPALAESCKRILTLPDSRAIPGAAIGGTAADWKPVCGALLTLEGADTETLRVFIEANFTPFAVTLAGNPAGLFTGYHEAFLKGSETPSETYNVPLYVRPPELVMVNLGLFRDSLKGERIAGEVKDGQLVPYASHADINKGALNGRGLELLWVDDAVEAFNLHIQGSGRVQMPDGSLRKVGYAAQNGHPYVAIGRILIERGEIPREKMSMPAIKDWLRAHPDEAAGVMEANPSFVFFRDLPVDQEPVGAAGVPLTGGRSLAVDRSHLPLHAPVFLSASQPDPKAPNESLPFNRLMVAQDTGGAIRGEIRGDVYWGSGEDATIVAGHMAAKGRFWLLLPNGIGPDAGRS, encoded by the coding sequence ATGGCGGGGCGTTTCCTGAAGCTTCTGGCTTTTCTGGCGCTGGTGGCCCTGCCGCTGGCGCTTGCCTTTTTCCTGCGCCCGCCCGAGCGGGGCCTGCGCTTCGCCCCTGTAGCCTACAGCGACCTGCCGGGTTGGGATGCTGACCAGACGAAGGACGCCTGGCCGGCGCTCGCCGAAAGCTGCAAGCGTATCCTGACCCTGCCTGACAGCCGCGCCATCCCCGGTGCTGCCATTGGCGGCACGGCGGCAGACTGGAAGCCGGTCTGTGGTGCGCTCCTGACCCTTGAAGGGGCTGATACTGAAACGCTGCGTGTTTTCATCGAGGCCAATTTCACGCCCTTTGCCGTTACCCTTGCCGGTAACCCGGCCGGGCTTTTCACCGGCTATCACGAGGCTTTCCTGAAGGGCAGCGAGACGCCTTCCGAAACCTATAATGTGCCCCTTTATGTGCGCCCGCCCGAGCTCGTGATGGTCAATCTTGGCCTTTTCCGGGACAGCCTGAAGGGGGAGCGGATCGCCGGCGAGGTGAAGGACGGGCAGCTGGTGCCCTATGCCTCCCACGCCGATATCAACAAGGGCGCGCTCAATGGTCGCGGGCTCGAGCTTCTGTGGGTCGATGACGCCGTTGAGGCTTTCAACCTGCATATCCAGGGCTCCGGCCGCGTCCAGATGCCGGATGGCAGCCTCCGCAAGGTCGGTTATGCAGCCCAAAACGGCCACCCCTATGTCGCCATCGGTCGTATCCTGATCGAACGCGGTGAAATCCCGCGTGAAAAGATGTCGATGCCTGCGATCAAGGATTGGCTGCGCGCCCACCCGGACGAAGCCGCCGGGGTGATGGAGGCCAACCCTTCTTTCGTATTCTTCCGCGACCTGCCGGTCGATCAGGAGCCCGTGGGGGCGGCGGGTGTGCCGCTCACAGGTGGCCGTTCGCTGGCGGTGGATCGCAGCCACCTGCCCCTGCACGCTCCTGTTTTCCTGTCCGCCAGCCAGCCTGACCCAAAAGCACCAAATGAGAGCCTTCCCTTCAACCGCCTGATGGTGGCGCAGGATACGGGCGGGGCGATCCGCGGCGAGATCCGCGGCGACGTTTACTGGGGTTCTGGCGAGGACGCGACGATTGTTGCAGGCCATATGGCGGCCAAGGGCCGTTTCTGGCTGCTGCTGCCGAACGGGATCGGCCCCGATGCCGGGCGGTCGTAA
- a CDS encoding helix-turn-helix domain-containing protein, with amino-acid sequence MTPFGERLRELRAARGESQAEMAAALQVTPAYLSALEHGKRGAPSWPFLQKVIHHFGLIWDDAEALTKLAQVSKPRVTIDTSGMDERATRLANLLAKRLPRLTGAELDAILKIVDRGD; translated from the coding sequence ATGACGCCGTTCGGGGAAAGATTGCGGGAACTCAGGGCTGCGCGCGGCGAAAGCCAGGCTGAGATGGCAGCCGCCCTGCAGGTGACGCCTGCTTATCTTTCCGCGCTTGAACATGGCAAGCGCGGCGCGCCCTCATGGCCTTTCCTGCAGAAGGTGATCCATCATTTCGGCCTCATCTGGGATGACGCCGAGGCGCTCACCAAACTGGCGCAGGTATCGAAGCCCCGTGTGACCATCGATACAAGCGGTATGGACGAACGCGCCACCCGGCTCGCCAACCTTCTTGCCAAGCGTTTACCGCGCCTAACGGGCGCCGAGCTTGACGCGATCCTGAAGATCGTCGACCGGGGCGACTGA
- a CDS encoding Smr/MutS family protein: MPGGRKRPRKPAAPPELTGEDATLWEALAASVRPLKGRPKPPPLSPRRPDVPDRGADRLPDEWFREGGPAPTPGIDRKTRRRIAKGHTDVDRALDLHGMTQDGAYNALKGAIEGAIRRGDKTLLVVTGKGGARFNQIGALPAMFRRREDFEQHGGVLRRMLPLWLESGELRPFVESYGPAADEHGGDGAFYIRLRKRLPGSRRKTGDEA, from the coding sequence ATGCCGGGCGGTCGTAAACGGCCAAGGAAGCCCGCCGCCCCGCCTGAACTGACGGGTGAGGACGCGACCCTCTGGGAGGCACTGGCCGCCAGCGTGCGCCCCCTGAAGGGTCGCCCCAAGCCGCCACCGCTAAGCCCCCGCCGCCCCGATGTACCCGACCGCGGCGCCGACCGCCTGCCGGATGAATGGTTCCGCGAAGGCGGCCCCGCGCCAACGCCCGGCATTGACCGCAAGACCCGCCGCCGCATCGCCAAGGGCCATACCGATGTGGACCGCGCGCTGGACCTGCACGGCATGACGCAGGACGGCGCCTATAATGCACTCAAAGGGGCCATTGAAGGCGCCATCCGCCGGGGCGACAAGACGCTTCTTGTGGTTACCGGCAAGGGCGGCGCGCGCTTCAACCAGATTGGCGCCTTGCCCGCCATGTTCCGCCGCCGCGAGGATTTCGAGCAACATGGCGGGGTGCTTCGCCGCATGTTGCCCCTGTGGCTTGAAAGCGGTGAATTGCGCCCCTTCGTTGAAAGCTACGGCCCGGCGGCAGACGAGCATGGCGGCGACGGCGCCTTCTATATACGCTTGCGCAAACGCCTGCCGGGCAGCCGGCGAAAGACGGGGGACGAGGCATGA
- a CDS encoding YifB family Mg chelatase-like AAA ATPase: protein MVATVQTVAFEGIEGRTVDVQVQISGGLPAFTVVGLPDKAVSEARERVRAALTAIGLSLPPERITVNLSPADIPKEGSHYDLPIALGLLLAMQVLPSDSLEGFMAMGELGLDASVRAVPGVLPAAIHAGSEEKGLVCPGACGPEAAWAGSSEIVAPHDLMSLINHLRGTRLLEPPKAEILLDDRPVPDLRDIKGQESAKRAIVVAAAGGHNLLMIGPPGSGKSMLAARLPGLLPPLSSGEALEVSMIASIAGELTDGRLSRTRPFRNPHHTASQPALIGGGTRAKPGEVSLAHTGVLFLDELPEFARGTLEALRQPMESGRAVIARAQAHVSYPARFQLIAAMNPCRCGYLGDESMACSRAPKCGADYQAKISGPLYDRMDLMIEVAAVSAADLTLPPPAESSADVAARVAAARQAQLDRYARLDPVARVRTNAEADGQLLETVAAPDEKGRKLLEQAVTQMRLSARGYHRVLRVARTLADLAGRDAVTAADVAEALSYRRLNPQAVLAAVR from the coding sequence ATGGTTGCAACGGTGCAGACGGTGGCGTTCGAGGGGATCGAGGGCAGGACCGTCGATGTGCAGGTGCAGATATCAGGCGGCTTGCCGGCTTTTACGGTCGTCGGCTTGCCCGACAAGGCGGTGAGCGAAGCGCGGGAACGGGTGCGGGCGGCCCTCACCGCCATTGGCCTCTCGCTGCCGCCTGAACGTATCACGGTGAACCTGTCGCCCGCCGATATCCCGAAGGAAGGCAGCCATTACGACCTGCCCATCGCGCTCGGGCTTCTGCTCGCCATGCAGGTGTTGCCGTCCGACAGCCTTGAAGGTTTCATGGCTATGGGGGAACTGGGGCTTGATGCCTCGGTGCGGGCTGTGCCCGGTGTGCTGCCGGCGGCAATCCATGCAGGGTCGGAAGAAAAAGGCCTTGTCTGCCCCGGCGCCTGCGGGCCTGAGGCGGCATGGGCAGGGTCAAGCGAAATTGTCGCGCCGCATGACTTGATGAGCCTCATCAATCACCTGCGCGGAACACGGCTTCTGGAACCGCCGAAGGCCGAAATCCTGCTGGATGACCGGCCGGTGCCGGACTTGCGAGATATTAAAGGCCAGGAGAGCGCCAAGCGTGCAATTGTGGTCGCAGCTGCTGGCGGGCACAATCTCCTGATGATCGGGCCGCCGGGGTCGGGCAAATCGATGCTTGCCGCGCGCCTGCCGGGGCTTTTGCCGCCGCTCTCGTCCGGCGAAGCGCTCGAAGTCAGCATGATTGCCTCGATTGCGGGTGAGCTGACCGACGGGCGGCTTTCGCGCACCCGGCCTTTCAGAAACCCGCACCACACAGCCAGCCAACCGGCCTTGATCGGTGGTGGTACGCGCGCAAAACCCGGCGAGGTTTCGCTGGCCCATACCGGTGTGCTGTTCCTTGACGAACTGCCCGAATTTGCCCGTGGCACGCTCGAAGCCCTGCGCCAGCCGATGGAATCCGGCCGCGCCGTTATCGCCCGTGCGCAGGCGCATGTGTCCTATCCTGCCCGCTTCCAGCTTATCGCCGCGATGAACCCCTGCCGGTGCGGGTATCTGGGTGACGAAAGCATGGCCTGCAGCCGGGCGCCCAAATGCGGCGCGGATTATCAGGCCAAGATATCCGGCCCGCTTTATGACCGGATGGACCTGATGATCGAGGTTGCCGCTGTTTCCGCCGCTGATCTCACCCTGCCGCCGCCCGCCGAAAGCTCGGCTGATGTGGCGGCGCGGGTGGCGGCAGCGCGGCAGGCGCAGCTGGATCGTTACGCCCGGCTCGATCCGGTGGCCAGGGTGCGCACCAATGCCGAAGCGGACGGCCAGCTTCTGGAAACTGTGGCCGCACCCGATGAAAAGGGTCGCAAACTGCTGGAACAGGCAGTTACCCAGATGCGGCTGAGTGCGCGGGGCTATCACCGGGTGCTGCGGGTTGCACGCACACTGGCCGATCTCGCCGGGCGCGATGCCGTGACGGCAGCAGACGTGGCCGAGGCGCTTTCCTACCGCCGGCTCAATCCGCAGGCGGTGCTGGCTGCGGTGCGCTGA